In Devosia sp. 1566, a single genomic region encodes these proteins:
- a CDS encoding CarD family transcriptional regulator, with protein sequence MVAKKSQQRLGFKTGEYVVYPAHGVGMIVSIEEQEVAGLTLELFVISFEQDKLTLRVPVAKIKSVGMRKLAEEDMVNQALHTVTGRARVKRTMWSRRAQEYEAKINSGDLIAISEVVRDLYRSEEQPEQSYSERQLFEQAMDRMSREISAVNRLTLTEAVQLIEKNLAKSPKRTKADAADAGDAADASDEEAAA encoded by the coding sequence ATGGTAGCCAAGAAGTCACAGCAGCGGCTGGGGTTCAAGACCGGCGAGTATGTCGTTTATCCCGCACATGGCGTCGGCATGATCGTGTCGATCGAAGAACAAGAAGTTGCTGGTCTCACTCTCGAGTTGTTCGTCATCAGCTTCGAGCAGGACAAGCTTACCTTGCGCGTTCCCGTAGCTAAGATCAAGTCCGTCGGCATGCGCAAGCTGGCCGAAGAGGACATGGTCAATCAGGCCCTTCATACCGTTACCGGCCGGGCCCGTGTCAAGCGCACCATGTGGTCGCGTCGCGCCCAGGAATATGAAGCCAAGATCAATTCGGGTGATCTGATCGCCATTTCCGAAGTGGTGCGCGACCTGTATCGCTCCGAAGAACAGCCCGAGCAGAGCTATTCGGAACGCCAGCTGTTTGAACAGGCCATGGATCGCATGAGCCGTGAAATCAGTGCGGTGAACCGCCTGACACTGACCGAAGCGGTGCAGCTGATCGAAAAGAATCTTGCCAAGTCGCCCAAGCGCACTAAGGCCGACGCTGCTGATGCAGGCGACGCGGCCGACGCGAGCGACGAGGAAGCTGCCGCGTAA
- a CDS encoding carbon-nitrogen hydrolase family protein: MKIAAIQMQSGLDPDANLAALEPLLSEAVQAGAQYALTPEVTLIFPESRDQLRSVAAPYEGHPQLARVGELARKHAIHVHIGSLPIPLEDGRFANRSVLFSPDGKVVAQYDKIHLFDADIAGLNAYRESATYKGGEQAVTAPLGEFTLGFSICYDMRFPRLYNTLANAGANLLAVPAAFTVPTGQAHWEVLLRARAIETGSYVISAAQGGQHENGRATYGHSMIIDPWGKILVELAHDQPGVAVAEIALEQVEDARRRVPALQNARDFVVGSGLPAAAANLYP, encoded by the coding sequence ATGAAAATTGCCGCCATTCAGATGCAGTCCGGGCTTGACCCGGATGCCAATCTTGCTGCGCTCGAACCGCTTCTGTCCGAGGCGGTTCAGGCCGGTGCGCAATATGCACTGACACCGGAAGTCACGCTGATCTTTCCCGAAAGCCGGGATCAACTGCGTTCAGTGGCTGCGCCCTATGAGGGCCACCCGCAACTAGCACGCGTGGGCGAATTGGCGCGCAAGCACGCCATTCATGTTCATATCGGCTCGCTGCCCATTCCGCTTGAGGATGGACGCTTTGCCAATCGCTCAGTGCTGTTCAGCCCGGATGGCAAGGTGGTGGCGCAATACGACAAGATCCATCTCTTTGACGCCGACATCGCGGGGCTCAATGCCTATCGCGAAAGCGCTACCTACAAGGGGGGCGAGCAGGCGGTGACGGCGCCGCTGGGCGAGTTTACGCTCGGCTTTTCGATCTGCTACGATATGCGCTTTCCCCGGCTCTACAATACGCTGGCCAATGCCGGGGCCAATCTGCTCGCCGTGCCGGCAGCCTTTACGGTGCCAACCGGGCAAGCCCACTGGGAAGTGCTGCTGCGGGCTCGCGCCATCGAAACCGGCTCCTATGTTATTTCCGCCGCGCAAGGTGGACAGCACGAGAATGGACGCGCCACTTACGGGCACTCGATGATCATCGATCCATGGGGCAAGATCCTCGTAGAACTGGCGCATGACCAGCCGGGCGTCGCAGTAGCCGAGATCGCGCTTGAGCAGGTCGAGGACGCGCGCCGTCGCGTTCCGGCGCTGCAGAACGCCCGGGACTTTGTTGTCGGCAGCGGATTGCCCGCGGCCGCCGCTAACCTATATCCTTGA
- the fdxA gene encoding ferredoxin FdxA produces the protein MTYIVTDNCIKCKYTDCVEVCPVDCFYEGENMLVIHPDECIDCGVCEPECPAEAIKPDTESGLDAWLEINTKFSAIWPNLSERRDPPADAKQHDGEANKFEKYFSEAPGEGD, from the coding sequence ATGACCTATATCGTCACTGACAACTGCATTAAGTGCAAATATACCGACTGCGTCGAAGTGTGTCCGGTGGACTGCTTCTACGAGGGCGAGAACATGCTCGTCATCCATCCCGACGAGTGCATTGATTGCGGCGTGTGCGAGCCGGAATGTCCCGCAGAAGCCATCAAGCCGGACACTGAAAGTGGTCTGGACGCCTGGCTTGAGATCAACACCAAATTCTCTGCAATCTGGCCGAACCTCTCGGAACGCCGCGATCCGCCTGCGGATGCCAAGCAGCATGACGGGGAAGCTAACAAGTTCGAGAAGTACTTTTCCGAAGCGCCTGGCGAAGGCGACTGA
- a CDS encoding VUT family protein, with product MRARFLAAVAAMVAVVAASNILVQYPVGFEIGSVNLGDILTWGAFTYPVAFLVTDLTNRAFGPARARVAVVAGFAVAVILSIYLATPRIAIASGTAFLLAQFLDISIFDRLRNGAWWQAPIFSSLVSSALDTMIFFTLAMSPAFAVLDTMFGREDGSLGFGAPLLGVGTEVPLWVSLGLGDFLVKLILALLLLAPYKTLRGWLAGRSTALA from the coding sequence ATGCGTGCTCGTTTCTTGGCGGCTGTGGCCGCCATGGTGGCGGTTGTCGCCGCGTCCAATATCCTTGTGCAATATCCCGTCGGGTTCGAGATCGGCTCGGTCAATCTGGGCGATATCCTGACCTGGGGTGCATTCACCTATCCAGTGGCGTTCCTGGTCACCGACCTCACCAACCGCGCCTTTGGCCCGGCCAGGGCGCGGGTTGCGGTGGTCGCCGGCTTTGCAGTGGCGGTGATCCTCTCGATCTATCTTGCCACGCCACGCATCGCCATTGCTTCGGGCACGGCGTTCCTGCTGGCACAGTTTCTCGACATTTCCATTTTCGATCGCCTGCGCAATGGCGCCTGGTGGCAGGCGCCCATTTTCTCCTCGTTGGTGAGTTCGGCACTCGACACGATGATCTTTTTCACCCTGGCGATGAGCCCGGCCTTTGCCGTGCTCGACACGATGTTTGGCCGCGAAGACGGCTCGCTGGGCTTCGGGGCACCGCTGCTCGGCGTCGGGACCGAAGTGCCGCTCTGGGTGTCGCTGGGCCTCGGGGACTTTTTGGTCAAGCTCATCCTCGCGCTGCTGCTGCTCGCGCCCTACAAGACGCTGCGCGGTTGGCTGGCCGGGCGGAGCACGGCGCTGGCTTAA
- a CDS encoding DUF3108 domain-containing protein encodes MFLSRFTRGLVVAGLSAVLSMPALAQSQSVDARASYVLTLGGINIAAMDVDLLDDGARYSLDLKANVAGLGSLVASGTATASSAGRSTSPQLSSDKFALETRANGELFNVDVSFARGAVAAFKVNPAIVDNYDRIPIERSHLGGVGDFLSAFVIKGGTLDKSLCQRRTGIFTGVERFDIAMTPAGTDEATSPRTGYQGPVVLCSVRYIPISGHFTTSEITNYLAENGRIVIWYAPLGATGYFIPYRVLLGTNMGDLSMVLTGMRF; translated from the coding sequence GTGTTTCTGTCTCGCTTCACTCGTGGCCTTGTTGTTGCTGGCCTGTCTGCTGTCCTCTCTATGCCCGCCCTGGCGCAGTCGCAGTCCGTGGATGCCCGCGCCAGCTATGTGCTGACCCTGGGAGGCATCAATATCGCCGCGATGGATGTCGACCTGCTCGATGATGGTGCCCGCTACAGCCTTGATCTCAAGGCCAATGTCGCGGGCCTGGGCTCGCTGGTCGCCAGCGGGACCGCCACCGCCAGTTCAGCCGGCCGCTCGACAAGCCCGCAATTGAGCTCGGACAAGTTCGCGCTCGAGACCCGGGCCAATGGCGAGTTGTTTAATGTCGATGTCTCCTTTGCGCGGGGCGCTGTCGCCGCGTTCAAGGTCAACCCGGCCATCGTGGACAACTATGATCGTATCCCGATCGAGCGCAGCCATCTCGGCGGCGTGGGCGATTTCCTCTCCGCCTTTGTGATCAAGGGCGGCACACTCGACAAAAGCCTGTGCCAGCGACGTACCGGCATTTTCACCGGCGTCGAGCGCTTCGATATTGCGATGACCCCGGCTGGCACCGACGAAGCAACCTCCCCGCGTACCGGCTATCAAGGGCCGGTCGTGCTCTGCAGCGTGCGCTATATTCCTATCTCGGGCCATTTCACCACCTCCGAGATCACCAATTATCTCGCCGAGAACGGCCGCATCGTCATCTGGTACGCCCCCTTGGGCGCCACCGGCTATTTCATCCCTTATCGCGTGCTGCTCGGCACCAATATGGGCGACCTCTCCATGGTCCTCACCGGCATGCGCTTCTAA
- a CDS encoding RNA-binding S4 domain-containing protein gives MAGPIEPAVRKERLDKFLFFARALKSRTLAQKTIEAGAVRVNSERTLSSDHRVGVGDVLTMTLHGRIVIWKILDVGERRGPASEAAELYQDLSPPPLPREALSPFERAVGERVAGSGRPTKKERRDTDRLIEDPDE, from the coding sequence TTGGCGGGGCCGATCGAGCCAGCCGTCCGCAAGGAGCGGCTCGATAAGTTCCTGTTTTTTGCGCGCGCCCTTAAGTCGCGCACCCTCGCGCAGAAAACTATCGAGGCGGGCGCCGTGCGGGTCAATTCCGAGCGCACCTTGAGCAGTGATCACCGGGTGGGCGTGGGTGACGTTTTGACCATGACCCTGCATGGCCGCATCGTGATCTGGAAGATTCTTGATGTGGGTGAGCGGCGGGGACCGGCCAGCGAAGCTGCAGAGCTTTACCAAGACCTGTCGCCTCCCCCGTTGCCGCGGGAGGCACTATCGCCCTTCGAGCGGGCGGTGGGAGAGCGGGTGGCCGGCTCGGGGCGACCCACCAAGAAAGAACGTCGCGATACCGATCGGCTGATCGAGGACCCCGACGAATAA
- a CDS encoding helicase-related protein, which yields MSFSSSSSLKAILGPTNTGKTYFAIERMLAHPTGMIGLPLRLLAREVYTRVVERVGVQAVALVTGEERIVPAKPRFWVCTVEAMPTDIRVDCVAIDEIQTAIDFDRGHVFTDRILNARGTHETLLLGAATMAPVIRKLLPNAEIIDRPRFSQLTYAGSKKISRQPTRSAIVAFSARQVYAIAELIRRERGGAAVVMGALSPRTRNAQVDMYQNGDVDFLVATDAIGMGLNLDIHHVAFADDTKFDGHQSRPLTAAELGQIAGRAGRHARNGTFGVTGGTEPFEEEMIVALETHDFDPIKVLQWRNNRLDFSSIAALRDSLEMAPEHRSLTRVPVATDQHALEFVARNEAGQLARGLDGARLLWECCQIPDYQGISPAAHGEIVTRIYSDLMRRGAVNADWLAEQVRFCDNASGDIDTLSNRIKQIRTWTFVANRKNWLADPAHWREKTRDIEDRLSDALHERLTQRFVDRRTSVLLRHLKDKRMVSPEINDRGEVRLEGHLIGTLEGFRFTLARNDGDVDAKGLRAAADHAVAPEIRNRADRLAGAPNEEIVLATDGRLRWKGDLVAELLQGDSLLRPRILLLADETLTGPDLERVQDRLNLWLRHHINTVLEGVMALEAPADLEGAARGIAFQLFENLGILPRSAVSDEVKGLDQDVRGKLRKLGIKFGAYHLYLPLSLKPAPRELALILYALKHGGVRQPGVSDIPHIVLSGRTSFLVDPEVDTRLYEVAGFKVAGKRAVRIDILERLADIIRPLIAIAPGHYQGEVPVGAAEGNGFRVTVEMTSLLGCSGEDFASILQSLGYRLRRTLKPVAAPEAAATESATPAEASAEAPALEQTLADNPSEVEPSGESSEPAVELVPEPLALDIPDTTIIEATAPVGDEIAAPIAEAANTENAAPAEPEWDEVWFPGGKRPDNRRQQGGRRGGAEGGEAESRPRQDRQRQPSRRRPEGEVQDLSKRRPAGEVQDLSKAQHLKPKPEGRRFDKPRSDAPRVDKPVREKREVAFDPDSPFAALAALRNKKD from the coding sequence ATGAGCTTTTCATCCTCCTCCTCGCTCAAAGCGATTCTCGGCCCCACCAATACGGGCAAGACCTATTTCGCCATCGAACGCATGCTGGCCCATCCCACCGGGATGATTGGCCTGCCCCTGCGCTTGCTCGCGCGGGAGGTGTATACGCGTGTCGTCGAGCGCGTCGGCGTGCAGGCCGTGGCGCTGGTCACCGGCGAGGAGCGCATCGTTCCCGCCAAGCCGCGCTTCTGGGTTTGCACCGTCGAGGCCATGCCCACCGATATCCGGGTGGATTGTGTTGCCATCGACGAAATCCAGACCGCCATCGACTTCGACCGCGGCCATGTGTTCACCGATCGCATCCTCAATGCCCGGGGCACGCACGAAACGCTGCTGCTGGGCGCCGCCACCATGGCCCCGGTGATCCGCAAGCTCTTGCCCAATGCCGAGATCATCGATCGGCCGCGCTTTTCCCAGCTGACCTATGCCGGCTCCAAGAAAATCTCGCGCCAGCCGACGCGCTCGGCCATCGTCGCCTTCTCGGCCCGCCAGGTTTACGCCATTGCCGAATTGATCCGGCGCGAGCGGGGTGGTGCCGCGGTGGTGATGGGGGCGCTGTCCCCGCGCACCCGCAACGCCCAGGTCGACATGTACCAGAATGGCGATGTGGATTTTCTGGTCGCCACCGATGCCATCGGCATGGGCCTCAACCTCGACATCCACCACGTCGCCTTTGCCGACGACACCAAATTCGACGGCCACCAAAGCCGTCCGCTGACCGCCGCCGAGCTCGGCCAGATCGCCGGCCGGGCCGGTCGCCACGCCCGCAATGGCACCTTCGGCGTCACCGGCGGCACCGAGCCATTTGAGGAGGAAATGATCGTTGCGCTCGAAACGCACGACTTCGACCCGATCAAAGTGCTGCAATGGCGCAACAATCGGCTGGATTTCTCATCGATCGCCGCGCTCCGGGATAGCCTCGAAATGGCCCCCGAGCACCGCAGCCTCACCCGGGTACCGGTAGCCACCGACCAGCATGCGCTTGAGTTCGTCGCGCGCAACGAGGCGGGGCAGCTGGCGCGAGGGCTCGATGGGGCCCGGCTGCTGTGGGAGTGCTGCCAAATCCCGGATTACCAAGGGATTTCTCCGGCGGCGCATGGGGAAATCGTCACGCGGATCTATTCGGACCTGATGCGCCGCGGTGCCGTCAACGCCGATTGGCTGGCCGAACAGGTCCGGTTTTGCGACAATGCGAGCGGCGATATTGACACGCTTTCCAACCGCATCAAGCAGATCCGAACCTGGACCTTTGTCGCGAACCGCAAAAACTGGCTTGCAGACCCGGCTCATTGGCGCGAAAAGACCCGTGATATCGAAGATCGGCTGAGCGACGCTCTCCATGAGCGTTTGACCCAGCGGTTCGTCGACCGCCGCACTAGCGTGCTGCTCCGCCATCTGAAAGACAAACGCATGGTATCTCCCGAGATCAATGACCGAGGCGAAGTGCGCCTTGAAGGCCACCTGATCGGCACCCTGGAAGGCTTCCGCTTTACCCTGGCGCGCAATGACGGGGATGTTGACGCCAAGGGCCTGCGCGCCGCGGCGGATCACGCCGTGGCGCCCGAAATTCGTAATCGTGCCGATCGGCTTGCGGGCGCGCCAAACGAGGAAATCGTGCTGGCCACGGATGGCCGGCTGCGCTGGAAGGGCGATCTAGTCGCCGAATTGCTCCAAGGCGACAGCCTGCTGCGCCCCCGCATCCTGCTGCTGGCCGATGAAACACTGACCGGCCCCGATCTCGAGCGCGTGCAGGATCGGCTCAACCTTTGGCTGCGTCACCACATCAATACCGTGCTTGAAGGCGTAATGGCGCTTGAAGCGCCCGCCGATCTCGAAGGCGCCGCCCGCGGCATTGCCTTCCAGCTGTTCGAAAATCTCGGCATCCTGCCCCGCTCCGCCGTAAGCGACGAGGTCAAGGGGCTGGACCAGGACGTGCGCGGCAAGCTGCGCAAGCTGGGCATCAAGTTTGGTGCTTATCACCTTTACCTGCCGCTTTCGCTAAAGCCTGCTCCACGGGAGCTGGCGCTGATCCTTTATGCGCTCAAGCATGGCGGCGTTAGGCAGCCGGGCGTTTCGGACATCCCGCATATCGTGCTGTCGGGACGCACCTCGTTCCTGGTGGATCCGGAAGTCGATACGCGCCTGTACGAGGTTGCGGGTTTCAAGGTCGCGGGCAAGCGCGCAGTTCGTATCGACATCCTCGAGCGGCTTGCCGACATCATCCGCCCGTTGATCGCGATCGCCCCCGGCCATTACCAGGGTGAAGTTCCTGTCGGCGCGGCGGAAGGCAATGGCTTCCGCGTGACCGTCGAAATGACCTCGCTGCTGGGTTGTTCGGGCGAGGACTTTGCCTCGATCCTGCAGTCGCTTGGTTATCGCCTGCGCCGGACGCTCAAGCCGGTCGCGGCTCCAGAAGCAGCGGCTACGGAAAGCGCAACGCCAGCCGAGGCCAGCGCGGAAGCGCCGGCCCTCGAGCAGACACTGGCCGACAATCCCAGCGAAGTGGAACCTAGCGGGGAGTCGTCCGAACCTGCCGTTGAGCTCGTGCCCGAGCCCCTGGCGCTCGACATTCCTGATACCACCATCATCGAGGCCACGGCACCGGTGGGCGACGAAATTGCCGCCCCCATCGCTGAAGCTGCAAACACCGAAAATGCCGCTCCTGCCGAGCCTGAATGGGATGAAGTCTGGTTCCCCGGCGGCAAGCGCCCCGACAATCGCCGCCAGCAAGGTGGCCGCCGCGGTGGTGCCGAAGGTGGGGAAGCGGAGAGCCGGCCACGTCAGGATCGTCAGCGTCAACCGTCCCGACGCCGCCCCGAAGGGGAAGTCCAGGATCTGTCCAAGCGTCGTCCAGCGGGCGAAGTGCAGGACTTGTCCAAGGCCCAGCATCTCAAGCCAAAACCCGAAGGCAGGCGCTTCGACAAGCCGCGCAGCGATGCGCCACGCGTTGACAAGCCCGTGCGCGAAAAGCGCGAAGTTGCCTTTGATCCCGACAGTCCCTTCGCAGCGCTGGCGGCGTTGCGCAACAAGAAGGACTAG
- the grxC gene encoding glutaredoxin 3 → MAKIEIYTTPTCPYCHAAKSLLREKGAEFTEITVLDPDLRAKMTERAHGRRTVPQIFIGETHVGGYDDMAALDRQGGLDPLLAQ, encoded by the coding sequence ATGGCCAAGATTGAAATTTATACCACCCCGACCTGCCCGTATTGCCACGCTGCCAAGTCGCTGCTGCGTGAAAAGGGCGCCGAGTTCACCGAGATCACGGTGCTCGATCCCGACCTGCGCGCCAAGATGACCGAGCGGGCGCATGGCCGCCGGACCGTGCCGCAGATCTTTATCGGGGAAACCCATGTGGGCGGCTATGACGATATGGCCGCGCTCGATCGTCAAGGCGGCCTCGATCCTCTGCTGGCCCAGTGA
- a CDS encoding SAM-dependent methyltransferase, with protein sequence MQAPPQIFDPGLIRLHLDRRNSTEPDFVTTLVLGDLEDRLATLLRPFSRALIIGPDPGKLPAFGQSGHGSFSFQRLPAFTSVGELPEIEGDNYDLIVSLLHLQCVNDVPGYLARLRAKLAPDGLLLAAALGGETLTELREAFLSADASVQGGASARVAPFVQVRDAGALLQRAGLALPVADVETHIVRYPHALALMAELKSLGASNPLADRSRLPATRTLLAAAAEAYASRDADPDGRIRATLEIIWLSGWAPHASQQQPLKPGSATTKLRDVLAGGK encoded by the coding sequence ATGCAAGCGCCTCCGCAGATTTTTGACCCAGGGCTGATCCGTCTGCATCTGGATCGCCGGAACAGCACCGAACCGGACTTCGTCACCACTTTGGTTCTGGGTGACCTGGAGGATCGCCTGGCGACACTGCTGCGCCCGTTCAGCCGGGCCCTCATCATCGGTCCAGATCCTGGCAAGCTCCCAGCGTTCGGGCAAAGCGGGCATGGCAGTTTTTCCTTCCAGCGCTTGCCTGCTTTCACATCAGTCGGAGAGTTGCCCGAAATAGAGGGGGACAACTACGACCTGATCGTTTCACTGCTGCATCTGCAATGCGTCAACGACGTGCCCGGCTATCTCGCGCGCCTGCGGGCCAAGCTGGCGCCCGATGGCTTGCTGCTGGCTGCCGCGCTGGGCGGGGAAACCCTGACCGAGTTGCGCGAAGCCTTTTTGTCGGCTGACGCCAGCGTGCAGGGCGGCGCCTCTGCCCGAGTAGCGCCGTTCGTCCAGGTGCGTGATGCCGGAGCATTGTTGCAGCGGGCCGGGCTGGCCTTGCCCGTCGCCGATGTGGAAACCCACATTGTGCGCTACCCCCATGCCTTGGCCCTGATGGCCGAGCTCAAGAGCCTTGGTGCCAGCAACCCCCTTGCCGATCGCTCCCGCCTGCCCGCCACCAGAACCCTTTTGGCTGCAGCGGCCGAAGCTTATGCCAGCCGTGATGCCGACCCGGACGGCCGGATCCGGGCGACGCTTGAAATCATCTGGCTTTCCGGTTGGGCTCCGCACGCGTCCCAGCAACAGCCGCTCAAACCCGGCAGTGCGACGACCAAGCTCCGCGACGTCCTCGCTGGGGGAAAATAG
- the rpmB gene encoding 50S ribosomal protein L28: MARRCELTGKGVMTGNNVSHALNRTRRRFLPNLLNVTLLSEALGRPVKLRICAAALRTVEHRGGLDAFLLKQADADLSPLALGIKKEIRASLAAA; encoded by the coding sequence ATGGCACGTCGCTGTGAACTGACTGGCAAGGGCGTAATGACCGGAAACAATGTTTCCCACGCCCTTAACCGTACCCGCCGCCGCTTTCTCCCCAATCTGCTCAATGTGACGCTGCTGTCCGAAGCACTGGGTCGCCCGGTCAAGCTGCGCATCTGCGCTGCAGCCCTGCGCACCGTCGAGCACCGCGGTGGGCTGGATGCATTCCTGCTCAAGCAGGCCGATGCCGATCTGTCGCCGCTGGCGCTGGGCATCAAGAAGGAAATCCGCGCGAGCCTCGCGGCCGCCTGA
- a CDS encoding esterase-like activity of phytase family protein yields MRAGLALLLGPLLLACSPGQAAESTTVGAVQIAQFGNSALDQPAGKLIWRGGIALVSQHDDFGGLSGVTFTSPDHRVVFVSDRGQFVSGQLAYDDHNRLLGLLGVQVAPMQNSSGAPLPRQYARDAESVETVHRDGVPVAVRVSFEHLTRVADFALTDGIPDGPAREVTIPPWLSDNRSNETLESVCIAPTSSPVAGSTLLITEAIMDEAGNHRAELLGQTDKGSLSLVPSPGRVPTDCAFLPNGDLLVLERGIAFIAFTMGLRRIPAELVRPGSVMQGEVILEASGGTIDNMEALAVHTAPDGETRILIGSDNNFNDWQRTLLLEFGVPE; encoded by the coding sequence TTGAGGGCAGGCCTGGCACTGCTGCTTGGCCCGCTGCTGCTGGCCTGCTCACCGGGCCAGGCCGCGGAATCCACCACAGTGGGGGCGGTGCAGATCGCCCAGTTCGGCAATTCCGCACTCGACCAGCCTGCTGGCAAGCTGATCTGGCGGGGCGGCATTGCCCTTGTTAGCCAGCACGACGATTTCGGCGGCCTGTCTGGCGTGACCTTCACCAGCCCCGATCACCGTGTTGTGTTTGTGTCCGATCGCGGCCAGTTCGTGTCGGGCCAGCTCGCCTATGACGACCACAATCGCCTGCTCGGCCTGCTCGGTGTGCAGGTTGCGCCGATGCAAAATTCCAGCGGCGCGCCGCTCCCCCGCCAGTATGCCCGGGATGCGGAATCGGTCGAAACCGTGCATCGCGACGGCGTGCCGGTGGCGGTGCGCGTCAGTTTTGAACACCTGACCCGCGTCGCCGATTTCGCCCTCACCGATGGCATTCCTGATGGGCCGGCGCGGGAAGTCACCATTCCCCCGTGGCTCAGCGATAACCGGTCCAATGAAACGCTGGAATCGGTGTGCATCGCGCCCACATCGTCACCCGTGGCCGGCTCGACGCTCCTCATCACCGAAGCCATCATGGATGAGGCGGGCAATCACCGCGCCGAGCTTTTGGGGCAAACCGACAAGGGTTCGCTTTCGCTGGTGCCCAGCCCCGGCCGCGTGCCCACCGATTGTGCCTTTCTGCCTAATGGCGACCTTCTGGTGCTCGAGCGCGGGATTGCCTTTATCGCCTTCACCATGGGCCTGCGCCGCATCCCGGCCGAACTGGTGCGCCCGGGCAGCGTCATGCAGGGTGAAGTGATCCTCGAAGCGAGCGGAGGCACCATCGACAACATGGAAGCCCTTGCTGTCCACACTGCCCCAGACGGGGAAACCCGCATCCTCATCGGCTCAGACAACAATTTCAACGACTGGCAGCGCACCCTGCTGCTGGAATTCGGCGTGCCCGAATAG
- a CDS encoding ComF family protein, whose product MQPEREGALLAYMESQEPSVKSQWLARGAVAGMRWLGLAVLDQLYPPVCLRCEAPTAHSDGLCAGCFAQLRPISAPLCPRLGIPFEFSLGADAVSAEALADPPPFERARAAVVYNEVARTLISRLKYRDRPELAKFCARLMASAGHELWAGKPAVLVPVPLHRRRQRERRYNQSAEMALHLSRLTGVVADLSLVSRIKPTRQQVGLSSTGRQRNVQGAFAVHPDLPVRLAGRRVVLVDDVYTTGATTKAVTRVLLRAGVEQVDVITFARVVVGEEEPI is encoded by the coding sequence TTGCAGCCGGAGCGGGAAGGGGCACTACTAGCCTATATGGAGAGCCAGGAGCCCAGTGTCAAAAGCCAATGGCTGGCGCGAGGTGCCGTTGCCGGCATGCGTTGGCTCGGCCTTGCCGTGCTGGATCAGCTCTACCCGCCCGTTTGCCTGCGATGCGAAGCGCCAACGGCGCACAGCGATGGCCTTTGTGCAGGATGCTTTGCCCAACTGCGCCCGATCAGCGCGCCGCTTTGCCCGCGGCTCGGAATTCCGTTTGAGTTTTCCCTCGGCGCCGACGCCGTTTCAGCCGAAGCGCTCGCCGACCCCCCACCCTTTGAGCGAGCCCGTGCAGCGGTAGTCTATAACGAGGTGGCGCGCACGCTGATATCGCGCCTCAAATATCGTGACCGGCCGGAGTTGGCAAAATTCTGCGCGCGGCTGATGGCAAGTGCCGGGCACGAACTCTGGGCGGGGAAGCCAGCGGTGCTGGTGCCGGTGCCGCTGCATCGGCGGCGCCAGCGCGAGCGGCGCTATAATCAATCCGCAGAGATGGCGCTGCACTTGTCGCGGCTCACCGGCGTTGTAGCTGATCTCAGCCTTGTCAGCCGCATCAAGCCGACGCGCCAACAGGTGGGCCTATCCAGCACTGGGCGGCAACGCAACGTCCAGGGGGCATTTGCCGTTCATCCAGACCTGCCGGTCCGGCTCGCGGGACGCCGTGTGGTGCTGGTGGATGATGTTTATACCACCGGAGCCACGACCAAAGCGGTTACGCGGGTCTTGCTGCGCGCCGGGGTCGAGCAGGTGGATGTGATCACCTTCGCACGCGTTGTTGTTGGCGAGGAAGAGCCCATATAA